A single region of the Hoeflea prorocentri genome encodes:
- a CDS encoding LacI family DNA-binding transcriptional regulator has translation MNQRTKIKDIARVAGVSTATVSRALSDSSLVTDATREKVREAANQLNYRTNVRARNLRIQKSMAVLLVVRNMSNPFYLEIFKGVEAVARAAGYVLLMGNTEDDPEREAEYFDMLQDGQADGMILMTGAVPDGHAVLQPESGLAPIVVALEAVEDCDLAHVQIDNQAAAKRAVDYLQSLGHRRIAHICGPLPEILGRLRLDGYRTAMAEAGLEVPDHYAPVGDYSSQSGRECCASLFDRADPPTAIFAANDEMAFGAISELRRRGLSVPEDVSVVGFDNLFISESYSPALTTVNQPRIEIGQTAMTMLLDIISARQSAPQTLEMPTELVVRQSTGPAPQ, from the coding sequence ATGAACCAGCGGACCAAGATCAAGGACATTGCCCGTGTCGCGGGCGTTTCGACCGCTACGGTGTCGCGTGCGTTGAGCGATTCTTCGCTGGTGACCGATGCGACCCGTGAGAAAGTGCGTGAGGCCGCCAATCAGCTCAATTACCGGACCAATGTACGGGCGCGCAATCTGCGCATCCAGAAATCGATGGCCGTGTTGCTGGTCGTGCGCAATATGAGCAACCCGTTCTATCTTGAGATCTTCAAGGGTGTCGAAGCCGTTGCCCGTGCGGCTGGCTATGTTCTGCTGATGGGCAACACCGAGGACGACCCGGAACGCGAAGCCGAGTATTTCGACATGCTGCAGGACGGTCAGGCGGATGGCATGATCCTGATGACCGGCGCCGTGCCGGACGGTCACGCGGTGTTGCAGCCGGAAAGCGGGCTGGCGCCGATCGTCGTGGCGCTGGAGGCGGTTGAAGACTGCGACCTTGCCCATGTGCAGATCGACAATCAGGCGGCTGCAAAACGGGCAGTGGACTACCTGCAATCGCTTGGACACCGGCGCATTGCCCACATATGCGGACCATTGCCTGAAATTCTCGGCCGTTTGCGGCTCGACGGATATCGCACGGCCATGGCCGAAGCCGGGCTGGAGGTGCCGGATCATTATGCGCCGGTCGGCGACTATTCCAGCCAGAGCGGCCGTGAGTGCTGCGCCAGCCTGTTCGACCGGGCCGATCCGCCGACAGCCATTTTTGCAGCCAATGATGAAATGGCCTTTGGTGCCATCAGCGAGTTGCGGCGGCGTGGTCTCAGCGTGCCGGAAGATGTCTCGGTTGTCGGGTTCGACAACCTGTTTATCAGCGAGAGTTACAGCCCGGCTCTGACGACGGTCAACCAGCCGCGTATCGAGATCGGGCAGACGGCAATGACCATGCTTCTCGATATCATCTCGGCCCGCCAATCGGCGCCGCAGACCCTCGAAATGCCTACCGAACTGGTGGTTCGCCAATCAACCGGACCGGCGCCGCAATAG
- a CDS encoding NAD-dependent succinate-semialdehyde dehydrogenase, with protein sequence MSISDKLLSRLTHPTLLKPAGLVGGEWIAESDSGRHFDVTNPSTGEEIASLPDMGAQDTRQAIDAAHEAQRGWAAMTAKERGAIMRRLYELQMEHADDLAIILTMEMGKPVAEARGEIVYGASFLEWFAEEAKRVYGDTIPGHQGDKRIVVVKQPIGVVGAITPWNFPNAMITRKIAPALATGCTVVVKPAEQTPLSAIAFGVLAQRAGLPAGVLNLIVGEDGPAIGRELCDNDKVRKLTFTGSTEVGRILMRQCSDQIKKVGLELGGNAPFIVFDDADIDAAVDGAMISKYRNAGQTCVCANRIYVQSAVYDEFAEKLAVKVRELKVGDGFEEGVTTGPLIDDQGLAKVEEHVADAISGGATVLTGGKADPHGGTFYEPTVLTGITSDMKVAREETFGPVAPLFRFDTVEEVIELANATEFGLASYFYARDLSRVWTVAEALEYGMVGVNTGLISTEVAPFGGVKQSGLGREGSKYGIDDFVEIKYLCFGGIGA encoded by the coding sequence ATGAGCATATCCGATAAACTCCTTTCCAGACTGACACACCCAACGCTTCTCAAACCTGCCGGGCTTGTCGGCGGTGAATGGATTGCCGAATCTGACAGCGGCCGGCATTTCGATGTCACCAACCCATCGACCGGCGAGGAGATTGCCAGCCTTCCCGATATGGGCGCGCAGGATACACGCCAGGCGATCGATGCGGCGCATGAGGCCCAAAGGGGCTGGGCGGCCATGACCGCCAAGGAACGCGGCGCCATCATGCGGCGGCTTTACGAGCTTCAGATGGAGCATGCCGACGATCTGGCGATCATTTTGACCATGGAGATGGGAAAGCCGGTCGCCGAGGCGCGTGGCGAGATCGTTTACGGCGCTTCGTTCCTCGAATGGTTCGCGGAGGAAGCCAAGCGGGTCTATGGCGACACAATTCCCGGCCACCAAGGCGACAAGCGTATCGTCGTCGTCAAGCAGCCGATCGGCGTTGTTGGCGCAATCACACCGTGGAATTTTCCCAACGCGATGATTACCCGCAAGATCGCGCCGGCGCTTGCGACGGGCTGCACCGTCGTCGTCAAGCCCGCCGAACAAACGCCGCTTTCGGCCATCGCTTTCGGCGTTTTGGCTCAGCGCGCGGGCCTGCCGGCGGGCGTCTTGAACCTGATTGTCGGCGAAGACGGGCCTGCGATCGGCCGCGAGCTTTGTGACAATGACAAGGTGCGCAAGCTCACGTTCACCGGGTCCACCGAGGTTGGGCGCATCCTCATGCGCCAGTGTTCAGACCAGATCAAGAAAGTCGGTCTTGAGCTCGGCGGCAATGCGCCGTTCATCGTTTTCGACGATGCCGATATCGATGCGGCGGTCGATGGGGCGATGATTTCCAAATACCGCAATGCCGGTCAGACCTGTGTGTGCGCCAATCGCATCTATGTCCAGTCCGCCGTCTATGACGAGTTTGCCGAAAAGCTGGCCGTCAAGGTGCGCGAGTTGAAGGTTGGAGACGGGTTCGAGGAGGGCGTGACAACGGGACCGCTGATTGACGATCAGGGACTGGCCAAGGTCGAAGAACATGTGGCCGATGCGATCTCCGGCGGTGCGACTGTCCTGACCGGTGGCAAGGCCGATCCCCATGGCGGAACATTCTACGAGCCGACCGTTTTGACCGGTATTACCAGCGATATGAAAGTGGCCCGTGAGGAGACTTTCGGGCCGGTTGCTCCGCTCTTCCGCTTTGACACGGTTGAAGAAGTAATTGAATTGGCCAATGCCACCGAGTTCGGCCTTGCATCCTATTTTTATGCGCGCGACCTGTCGCGCGTTTGGACGGTTGCCGAAGCGCTGGAATACGGCATGGTGGGCGTCAACACCGGGCTGATCTCAACGGAGGTCGCGCCCTTCGGCGGCGTCAAACAATCGGGCCTTGGCCGTGAAGGTTCGAAATATGGCATCGATGACTTCGTGGAGATCAAATATCTCTGCTTCGGCGGTATTGGCGCCTGA
- a CDS encoding aromatic amino acid transaminase: MFEALQPAPPDKILALMAQFREDERENKTDLGVGVYKDQYGETVIMRSIRAAEKRLYDEQKTKTYVGLQGDKSFCAAMGELVLGNTVSPDNYRVCQAPGGSGALSIVAMMLNRARPGATVWISDPSWPNHIPLLAGAGLKPKSYPYYDPETGKIRFDEMIATLQEAEAGDILLLHGCCHNPTGADLTLDQWKAVTELCWDKGLFPFIDLAYLGFGDGLEEDAAGVRLMAKTVPECAIAASCSKNFAVYRERLGAAILVGADTKQLDTAFGQLLSVTRSVYSMPPDHGAAAVRIVLEDAELKADWKAELETMRTRMTVLRQDFADALRRESNSSRFDFIAGQKGMFSRLGLSPDQIDTLRNERGIYIVGDSRINIAGLPGDRLDELARAIVSVTG, translated from the coding sequence ATGTTTGAAGCCCTGCAGCCCGCCCCGCCCGACAAGATCCTCGCGCTGATGGCGCAATTTCGCGAAGACGAACGCGAGAACAAGACGGACCTCGGTGTCGGCGTCTACAAGGACCAGTACGGTGAGACCGTGATCATGCGCTCAATCCGCGCGGCTGAAAAGCGGCTCTATGACGAACAGAAAACCAAGACCTATGTCGGCCTTCAGGGCGACAAGTCGTTCTGTGCAGCGATGGGCGAACTGGTGCTCGGCAATACAGTCTCGCCGGACAACTACCGGGTGTGCCAGGCTCCCGGCGGATCGGGCGCGCTGAGTATTGTCGCCATGATGCTCAACCGTGCCCGCCCGGGCGCGACAGTATGGATTTCAGACCCTTCCTGGCCAAATCACATCCCGCTGCTGGCAGGAGCCGGCCTGAAGCCGAAATCCTATCCCTATTACGATCCCGAAACCGGCAAGATCCGTTTCGATGAAATGATCGCTACACTGCAGGAGGCTGAGGCAGGCGACATCCTGCTCCTGCATGGTTGCTGCCACAATCCGACGGGAGCGGATCTCACACTTGACCAGTGGAAAGCCGTCACGGAGCTCTGTTGGGACAAGGGACTCTTTCCCTTTATCGACCTTGCCTATCTCGGTTTTGGCGACGGGCTTGAGGAAGACGCCGCCGGCGTCCGGCTGATGGCGAAAACGGTCCCCGAATGCGCGATCGCCGCGAGCTGCTCAAAGAACTTTGCCGTCTACCGCGAGCGCCTCGGGGCGGCCATCCTGGTTGGCGCTGACACCAAACAGCTGGATACCGCATTTGGTCAATTGCTGTCGGTGACAAGAAGCGTCTACTCCATGCCGCCGGATCATGGGGCCGCTGCCGTTCGCATCGTTCTTGAGGATGCAGAGCTGAAAGCCGATTGGAAAGCGGAACTTGAAACCATGCGCACGCGCATGACGGTTCTGCGCCAGGACTTTGCCGATGCCCTGCGTCGGGAATCCAACAGCTCGCGCTTCGACTTCATAGCAGGGCAAAAGGGCATGTTCTCGCGCCTCGGTCTCAGCCCGGACCAGATCGATACACTGCGCAATGAACGTGGAATCTACATTGTCGGAGACAGCCGCATCAACATTGCCGGCCTGCCGGGCGACAGGCTCGACGAGCTTGCCCGGGCAATTGTCTCGGTGACCGGCTGA
- a CDS encoding indolepyruvate ferredoxin oxidoreductase family protein, producing MNIHAPMPLLQYSLEDRFRLRSGRVYMTGTQAMTRIVLDQARRDRQAGLNTAGFVSGYRGSPLGGVDLEMWRSSDLLREARIEFLPAVNEDLAATAVLGSQQVETDPNRTVDGVFGLWYGKGPGVDRAGDALKHGNAYGSSPTGGVLVVAGDDHGCVSSSMPHQSDVAFMAWFMPTLNPASVSEYLQFGEYGYALSRYSGMWVGFKAVSETVESAASMDIRPDRVFAAPAFDMPPTGLHYRWPDLPGPQIEERMEAKKQAVFAFAHTNPIDRRIYNNDDATFGIVTTGKGHLDLMEALRLLGLDNQACRELGIDIYKVGMVWPLARQDALAFVRGKREVLVVEEKRGIIESQFKEYFYDYPGDKPDFMVGKRDENGERLVPWTGELSPLQLAPIVAGRLDKLFGTNKFSERARHLAENRLAPITVEGATRTPYFCSGCPHNTSTRVPEGSKALAGIGCHFMASWMDRETTSLIQMGGEGVNWAASSRFTGKGHIFQNLGEGTYYHSGSMAIRQSIAAGANITYKILFNDAVAMTGGQPVDGPVSVQAIAHEVRAEGVERIALVSDEPEKFNLPDFPPATTLHHRGELDAVQRELREIEGVTVLIYEQACATEKRRRRKRGQVEDPKRFAFINELVCEGCGDCSVASNCLSIEPVETEFGRKRRVNLSSCNKDFSCLDGFCPSFVTVEGAERRKGTAAAEDAEELATDLPQPQMASLERPYNLLVTGVGGTGVVTVGALITMAAHLEEKGASVLDFTGFAQKFGPVLSFIRLAAAPGDINQVRIDDHSADALIGGDIVVSTSPKASGTYRNGMRALLNLAESPTGDIVRHRDASLAVDRRCREIEDAVGADNVSSFDANRLSERLLGDTVFANIILLGYAWQSGAVPVSHQALMRAIELNNVAIEANKRAFSWGRIAFAKPDLLPADPSQKPEAAGSPDEVVKRREDFLIDYQDRAYAARYRKLMDTVLAKEKKTGAQGITKAIARSLFKLMAYKDEYEVARLHADPKFMKTLKDRFSGNFKVNYYMAPPFLNADLDARGRPKKRRFGAWMLPAFHVLARMKRLRGTVFDPFGYGHDRRVERGLIVWFEDIVDKGLRHVTADNAQAWCELFELPMHIRGYGPVKEDAIAKVKTRMEAGLADLGAAAPQQEAHHV from the coding sequence ATGAACATTCACGCACCAATGCCGCTCCTGCAGTACAGCCTGGAGGACCGGTTCCGGCTTCGATCAGGTCGGGTCTACATGACCGGCACCCAGGCGATGACCAGGATCGTGCTCGACCAGGCTCGCCGCGACCGTCAGGCGGGACTGAACACCGCCGGGTTTGTATCGGGCTATCGCGGCTCTCCGCTCGGCGGCGTCGACCTTGAGATGTGGCGCAGCAGCGACCTGCTCCGGGAAGCCCGTATCGAGTTCCTGCCGGCGGTCAATGAAGATCTTGCAGCCACCGCAGTTCTTGGATCCCAACAGGTCGAGACCGATCCGAACCGCACCGTGGATGGCGTTTTCGGTCTTTGGTACGGCAAGGGTCCCGGCGTCGACCGGGCAGGCGACGCCCTCAAACACGGCAATGCCTATGGTTCTTCTCCGACGGGAGGTGTTCTCGTCGTTGCCGGAGATGATCACGGATGCGTCTCCTCATCCATGCCGCATCAGTCGGACGTCGCCTTCATGGCCTGGTTCATGCCGACACTGAACCCGGCAAGTGTCTCCGAATATCTGCAATTTGGCGAATATGGTTATGCGCTCAGCCGCTATTCCGGAATGTGGGTCGGCTTCAAGGCCGTTTCCGAAACGGTGGAGTCGGCAGCGTCCATGGACATCCGTCCGGACCGCGTCTTCGCAGCGCCCGCCTTCGACATGCCGCCAACCGGCCTGCACTATCGCTGGCCGGACCTGCCCGGCCCTCAGATCGAGGAGCGGATGGAGGCGAAAAAACAGGCCGTCTTCGCCTTTGCTCACACCAACCCCATCGACCGCCGCATTTACAACAATGACGACGCAACCTTCGGCATCGTGACCACCGGCAAGGGTCACCTCGACCTGATGGAAGCACTGCGTCTACTCGGTTTGGACAATCAAGCCTGCCGCGAGCTTGGCATCGATATCTACAAGGTGGGCATGGTCTGGCCCCTGGCGCGCCAGGACGCCCTTGCCTTCGTGCGCGGCAAGCGCGAAGTGCTGGTGGTCGAAGAAAAACGCGGCATCATCGAAAGTCAGTTCAAGGAATACTTCTACGATTATCCCGGCGACAAACCCGATTTTATGGTCGGCAAGCGCGATGAGAATGGCGAGCGGCTGGTGCCGTGGACCGGCGAGCTGTCGCCATTGCAGCTCGCACCCATCGTTGCCGGACGGCTCGACAAACTCTTCGGTACGAATAAGTTTTCCGAACGGGCACGCCACCTGGCCGAAAACCGGCTCGCACCCATCACCGTCGAAGGCGCGACCCGCACACCCTATTTCTGCTCCGGCTGCCCGCACAACACGTCGACCAGGGTGCCGGAAGGCTCAAAGGCACTGGCCGGCATCGGCTGCCACTTCATGGCAAGCTGGATGGACCGCGAGACCACCTCGCTCATCCAGATGGGCGGCGAAGGTGTCAATTGGGCGGCCTCGTCACGTTTCACCGGCAAGGGTCATATCTTCCAGAATCTGGGCGAAGGCACGTACTATCATTCCGGCTCCATGGCGATCCGCCAGTCCATCGCCGCCGGGGCGAACATTACCTACAAGATCCTCTTTAACGACGCCGTCGCCATGACGGGCGGCCAGCCGGTTGACGGCCCTGTCAGTGTTCAGGCCATCGCTCACGAGGTCAGGGCGGAGGGTGTCGAGCGCATCGCCCTTGTCTCGGACGAACCGGAAAAATTCAACCTTCCAGACTTCCCGCCCGCAACGACGTTGCATCACCGCGGCGAGCTCGACGCGGTACAGCGCGAGTTGCGCGAGATCGAAGGCGTGACGGTGCTGATCTACGAACAGGCCTGCGCCACGGAAAAACGCCGCCGCCGCAAGCGCGGCCAGGTGGAAGACCCGAAACGGTTTGCCTTCATCAATGAGCTGGTCTGCGAGGGCTGCGGCGATTGCTCCGTGGCCTCCAATTGCTTGAGCATCGAGCCGGTCGAGACGGAGTTCGGCCGCAAACGCCGGGTTAATCTCTCGTCCTGCAACAAGGACTTCAGTTGCCTTGACGGCTTTTGCCCGAGCTTCGTCACCGTCGAGGGCGCCGAGCGCCGCAAGGGCACGGCAGCAGCCGAAGATGCGGAGGAACTGGCAACCGACCTGCCGCAACCCCAAATGGCCTCACTCGAACGGCCGTACAATCTGCTGGTGACCGGCGTCGGCGGCACAGGTGTTGTCACGGTCGGCGCACTGATCACCATGGCCGCCCACCTTGAGGAAAAGGGTGCCTCGGTACTTGATTTTACCGGCTTTGCACAAAAGTTCGGCCCGGTCCTCAGTTTCATTCGCCTGGCTGCCGCGCCCGGCGACATCAACCAGGTCCGCATCGATGATCATTCGGCGGACGCACTGATCGGCGGCGATATTGTCGTCTCAACCTCGCCCAAGGCCTCCGGCACCTATCGAAACGGAATGCGTGCCTTGCTGAACCTCGCCGAATCTCCGACCGGTGACATCGTCCGCCATCGCGACGCCAGCCTTGCCGTCGATCGACGCTGCCGGGAAATCGAAGATGCGGTCGGTGCGGACAATGTTTCAAGCTTCGACGCAAACCGCCTGTCGGAACGTCTGCTTGGCGACACGGTCTTCGCCAATATCATCCTGCTCGGTTATGCCTGGCAAAGCGGAGCCGTTCCCGTCTCCCACCAGGCGCTCATGCGGGCCATCGAACTGAACAATGTTGCCATCGAAGCAAACAAAAGGGCCTTCTCCTGGGGCCGGATCGCCTTTGCCAAACCGGACCTTCTGCCTGCTGACCCGAGCCAGAAACCGGAGGCCGCCGGCTCGCCGGACGAAGTTGTCAAACGGCGCGAGGACTTTCTGATCGACTATCAGGATCGGGCCTATGCCGCGCGCTACCGCAAATTGATGGACACGGTTCTGGCCAAAGAAAAAAAGACCGGGGCGCAAGGAATAACAAAGGCCATCGCCCGTTCTCTTTTCAAGCTGATGGCCTACAAGGATGAATATGAAGTGGCGCGACTGCATGCCGATCCGAAATTCATGAAGACCCTGAAGGATCGTTTTTCCGGCAACTTCAAGGTCAACTACTATATGGCGCCGCCCTTTCTCAACGCCGACCTCGATGCGCGCGGCCGGCCGAAAAAGCGGCGCTTCGGAGCCTGGATGCTTCCCGCCTTTCATGTCTTGGCGCGGATGAAACGCCTGCGTGGAACCGTTTTTGATCCCTTCGGCTATGGCCATGACCGCCGCGTTGAGCGGGGACTGATCGTCTGGTTCGAGGACATCGTCGACAAAGGCCTCCGGCATGTCACAGCGGACAACGCGCAGGCATGGTGTGAGCTCTTTGAATTGCCCATGCACATACGCGGCTATGGACCTGTGAAAGAAGACGCGATAGCAAAGGTGAAGACCCGAATGGAGGCCGGCCTCGCCGATCTGGGCGCTGCCGCACCACAACAGGAAGCACATCATGTTTGA
- a CDS encoding Lrp/AsnC family transcriptional regulator translates to MQLDKHDRHILRELQKDCQITNQALADTVGLSASVCWRRVNALEKSGIIRRYSAIVDGPSTGLGFQAIVYVSLVRHETSRLQEFIAAVTQREEVLECLATTGDADYHLRVICEDQAAYNQLLEEFLFQLPGIAHVRTSLILKEIKSQAYIPV, encoded by the coding sequence ATGCAGCTGGACAAGCACGATCGCCACATACTCAGGGAGCTTCAGAAGGATTGCCAGATCACCAATCAGGCGCTGGCCGATACGGTGGGACTGTCTGCGTCCGTATGCTGGCGGCGCGTCAATGCGCTGGAAAAGTCAGGCATTATCCGGCGTTATTCGGCAATCGTGGACGGCCCATCAACTGGACTGGGCTTTCAGGCTATCGTCTACGTATCCCTGGTGCGGCACGAGACGAGCCGTCTGCAGGAGTTCATCGCTGCGGTCACGCAGCGTGAAGAGGTATTGGAGTGTCTGGCAACGACGGGAGATGCGGATTACCACCTGCGGGTCATCTGTGAGGACCAGGCCGCCTATAACCAGCTTCTGGAGGAGTTTTTGTTCCAGTTGCCGGGCATAGCGCATGTGAGGACGAGCCTCATTCTGAAGGAAATCAAGTCGCAGGCATATATACCCGTATGA
- a CDS encoding SRPBCC family protein, which translates to MEMHDSQRIRASRQAVYDALNNPEVLKQCIPGCEELEMISETEMKATVLLRVGPVKARFKGTVELSDLNPPEGYTISGEGKGGVAGFAKGGATVQLSEDGEDTILQYDVKADIGGKLAQLGSRLIDSTSKKLAGQFFTNFAAIFEENAPA; encoded by the coding sequence ATGGAAATGCACGACTCTCAACGCATTCGCGCGTCCCGCCAGGCCGTTTATGATGCACTCAACAACCCAGAAGTCCTCAAGCAGTGCATTCCAGGCTGCGAGGAGTTGGAAATGATCTCCGAAACAGAGATGAAAGCGACTGTGCTTTTGCGTGTCGGTCCGGTCAAGGCGCGCTTCAAGGGCACGGTTGAACTGTCCGACCTGAACCCGCCGGAGGGCTACACGATCAGCGGCGAGGGCAAGGGCGGTGTTGCCGGCTTCGCCAAGGGCGGGGCGACCGTGCAGCTGAGCGAGGACGGTGAGGACACCATCCTGCAATATGATGTGAAGGCCGACATCGGCGGCAAGCTCGCCCAACTCGGCAGCCGGCTGATCGACTCGACGTCGAAAAAGCTGGCCGGTCAGTTCTTCACCAACTTTGCGGCCATTTTCGAGGAAAACGCACCGGCCTGA
- a CDS encoding nucleotidyltransferase family protein: MTNIDVVLLAAGLSRRMGDENKLLLPFEGVPLVRHTAQTILASGCRSLVVVTGHEADAVRSALDGLPLKTLFNPDYASGQMSTVACGLNAVLSTSPQPEGVMIALADMPYLQARDYCSLAGVFADKVCRKIIVPEFLGKRGNPVILPQQLCAQAARGGIRSGCRHLIDKRPADVQAADMNNSAFITDIDTAADYGRAMSSRFPVAPCCG, encoded by the coding sequence ATGACAAACATCGACGTGGTTTTGCTCGCAGCCGGCCTGTCGAGACGCATGGGCGATGAAAACAAACTGCTGCTGCCGTTTGAAGGTGTCCCGCTGGTCCGGCACACGGCACAAACGATCCTGGCGTCCGGCTGCCGAAGCCTTGTCGTCGTTACCGGCCATGAAGCGGATGCTGTTCGATCAGCACTGGACGGATTGCCGCTCAAGACACTTTTCAATCCGGACTATGCGTCCGGACAGATGTCGACCGTTGCTTGCGGACTAAACGCCGTGTTGAGCACATCGCCGCAGCCGGAGGGTGTGATGATCGCCCTGGCCGACATGCCCTATCTCCAGGCGCGGGACTATTGCAGCCTTGCCGGCGTATTTGCAGACAAGGTCTGCAGAAAGATCATTGTGCCGGAGTTCCTCGGCAAGCGCGGAAATCCGGTCATCCTGCCGCAACAGCTTTGCGCACAGGCAGCCCGGGGCGGCATACGAAGCGGTTGCCGGCACCTGATCGACAAACGTCCCGCCGATGTCCAAGCGGCGGATATGAACAATTCCGCATTCATCACAGACATTGATACGGCAGCCGATTACGGCCGCGCAATGTCGTCCCGCTTCCCGGTTGCCCCCTGCTGCGGCTGA
- a CDS encoding XdhC family protein — protein sequence MKLSENTLDLIEQLRNSGQSFCVATVVRTKDATSAKPGAKAVITVDGELHGFLGGNCVTGAVRKEALQALEAQQPKMIRIRPKEEVVAPVDTDGTTLHKSSCPSGGTVEIFLEPMKATRRLIILGSSPIARTLIAIAGAIGYRTISGTPQDETGEMARADACFDDFAKAASQAGPEDALILSTQGRRDREALKAALASRAGYIGMVASRRKFASLVADLPDEPQLRARAEVIHAPAGLDIKAVEPEEIALSIMGEVIALRRSGQMHHEAGSQQEAAGQG from the coding sequence ATGAAGCTTTCGGAAAACACGCTCGACCTCATTGAACAGCTGCGCAACAGCGGACAGAGTTTCTGCGTCGCAACGGTCGTGCGCACAAAGGACGCCACATCGGCTAAACCCGGTGCAAAGGCCGTGATCACCGTGGATGGCGAACTGCATGGTTTCCTCGGCGGAAACTGCGTGACCGGCGCCGTGCGAAAAGAGGCGCTGCAGGCGCTCGAGGCGCAGCAACCCAAGATGATCCGCATCAGGCCGAAAGAAGAAGTTGTTGCACCCGTCGACACGGATGGCACGACCCTGCACAAATCCTCCTGCCCCAGCGGCGGAACCGTTGAGATTTTCCTCGAGCCCATGAAGGCCACACGGCGCCTGATCATCCTGGGATCCTCGCCCATTGCCAGAACACTCATCGCAATTGCCGGCGCCATCGGCTATCGCACCATTTCCGGCACACCGCAGGACGAGACCGGCGAAATGGCAAGGGCCGATGCCTGTTTCGACGATTTTGCAAAAGCCGCATCGCAGGCCGGGCCGGAAGATGCCCTGATCCTGTCCACTCAGGGCCGGCGGGACCGCGAAGCACTGAAGGCCGCGCTTGCCTCCAGGGCCGGCTATATCGGCATGGTGGCGAGCCGACGCAAATTTGCATCGCTGGTGGCCGACCTACCGGATGAACCCCAATTGCGGGCGCGCGCCGAAGTCATCCACGCTCCGGCGGGTCTTGACATAAAAGCTGTCGAGCCGGAGGAAATCGCCCTTTCGATCATGGGGGAAGTCATTGCCCTGCGGCGCAGCGGGCAAATGCACCACGAAGCCGGCAGTCAACAGGAGGCGGCCGGGCAAGGATGA
- a CDS encoding vWA domain-containing protein — MMAVAAGHAENTRLTDRVVGFIDHLRVNGFTVGIEECGGIAAHLGARRLTRLAQIRLELKTLLTGNREEWQRFDDLFEAYWLPSGKVRINSKRTTSPHVKNPLRQTPIWQDHLADGQPGNGDAPQVESETQNEATGDASGRLIAARQSIDRKTDLKHIVDPDEIRRAELLALRLAQAMRYRLSRRQRMARKGRRIDLRRTIRHALPRGGEPIELFRRATPDRPVHIIVFLDVSGSMKHYSRFFLQFVKGLVCTWMHSEAFVFHTRLIRVTDAVRDRNSARAMTRLALMAEGFGGGTRLGESLATFNRNYARRLTNSRTVAIILSDGYDTGTPQQLTDELAQMKKHIRRLIWLNPLLGWRNYEPVTAAMQAARPYIDHFAAANSLESLAAIEPELAAMS; from the coding sequence ATGATGGCAGTGGCGGCCGGACATGCGGAAAACACACGCCTGACCGACCGCGTCGTCGGCTTTATCGATCATTTGCGCGTCAACGGCTTTACCGTGGGCATTGAGGAATGCGGTGGCATCGCCGCCCATCTGGGCGCCAGACGATTGACGCGACTGGCGCAGATACGGCTGGAACTGAAGACCCTGCTGACCGGCAACCGGGAAGAATGGCAGCGCTTTGACGACCTCTTCGAGGCCTATTGGCTTCCGTCCGGCAAGGTTCGTATAAACAGCAAGCGCACAACGTCACCGCATGTGAAGAACCCCCTGCGTCAGACACCAATATGGCAGGATCATCTGGCCGATGGACAGCCTGGCAACGGTGATGCGCCGCAGGTCGAGAGCGAGACGCAAAACGAGGCGACCGGTGATGCCTCGGGCCGATTGATCGCAGCGAGACAGTCGATCGATCGCAAAACCGATTTGAAACATATAGTCGATCCCGATGAGATCAGGCGGGCCGAATTGCTGGCGCTGCGGCTGGCTCAGGCCATGCGATATCGCCTTTCAAGACGTCAACGCATGGCGCGCAAGGGACGCCGCATCGATCTGCGGCGAACAATTCGTCACGCACTGCCACGCGGCGGCGAGCCGATCGAGCTGTTCCGGCGCGCCACGCCTGACAGGCCCGTGCACATTATCGTCTTCCTGGACGTGTCCGGCTCCATGAAACACTACAGCCGCTTTTTCCTGCAGTTCGTCAAAGGGCTGGTTTGTACCTGGATGCACTCGGAGGCCTTCGTCTTCCACACCCGCCTCATCCGCGTCACTGATGCCGTTCGCGACCGCAACTCGGCGCGCGCCATGACGCGGCTGGCGCTGATGGCGGAAGGCTTCGGAGGCGGCACGCGGCTTGGCGAAAGTCTGGCAACCTTCAACCGAAATTATGCCCGCCGTCTGACCAATTCGCGAACGGTCGCGATTATTCTCAGCGACGGATATGACACCGGCACGCCGCAACAGCTCACAGACGAACTGGCGCAGATGAAGAAACATATCCGGCGGCTCATCTGGCTCAACCCGCTCCTCGGCTGGCGCAACTACGAACCTGTCACCGCCGCCATGCAGGCAGCTCGCCCCTATATCGATCATTTTGCGGCGGCCAATTCGCTGGAAAGCCTTGCAGCAATCGAGCCGGAACTGGCGGCAATGTCATGA